Proteins found in one Erythrobacter sp. 3-20A1M genomic segment:
- a CDS encoding c-type cytochrome — MSEGSDVFDAWWGWPPPVLDPAGPYGDSVVILAWVLIGMGVLVTAIVVAALYIAIKGPETLKAALGGERAVWIGGIAFPGVVLTALLIWGLTLTASLTDDVTGDEMRVRVTGYMWWFDVEYLDRAGNVTMRDANELHLPVGEPVVLELTSGDVIHSFWVPNLSGKRDMIPGRTNLLRIQADQAGRYGGVCAEYCGGQHALMGFVTVAHERAEWDRWRRLRAAPTPRAIDQDVPGEMPALARDERTDPSGPVSGRQVFMQSGCAACHRVAGTEANGLAGPDLTHVGSRLSLGAGILPNNRGTMMGWIGDSQAIKPGNRMPSYDMLSAQELEAVAIWLEQQK, encoded by the coding sequence ATGAGTGAAGGAAGTGATGTCTTCGATGCCTGGTGGGGCTGGCCGCCGCCGGTCCTCGACCCTGCCGGTCCCTATGGCGACAGCGTGGTGATTCTTGCCTGGGTGCTGATTGGCATGGGGGTGCTCGTCACCGCCATAGTCGTTGCGGCACTCTATATCGCGATCAAGGGGCCAGAGACGCTCAAAGCGGCGCTTGGCGGCGAGCGCGCGGTTTGGATAGGCGGTATTGCTTTCCCGGGCGTCGTGCTGACCGCGCTACTCATCTGGGGTTTGACTTTGACCGCCTCGCTGACCGACGACGTCACCGGCGATGAAATGCGCGTCCGCGTAACCGGCTACATGTGGTGGTTCGACGTCGAATATCTCGATCGCGCCGGGAACGTGACCATGCGCGATGCGAACGAATTGCACCTGCCCGTCGGCGAACCAGTTGTCCTAGAACTGACCAGCGGAGACGTGATCCACAGTTTCTGGGTGCCCAACCTGTCGGGCAAACGGGACATGATCCCCGGACGCACCAACCTGCTGCGCATCCAGGCGGACCAGGCAGGCCGCTACGGCGGGGTGTGCGCCGAGTACTGCGGCGGCCAGCATGCGCTGATGGGTTTCGTTACCGTAGCCCACGAACGAGCCGAATGGGACCGCTGGCGGCGACTACGCGCGGCGCCCACGCCGCGCGCCATCGACCAAGACGTGCCGGGTGAGATGCCGGCCTTGGCGCGCGATGAGCGCACGGACCCGAGCGGGCCGGTGTCGGGGAGACAAGTGTTCATGCAAAGCGGGTGCGCCGCTTGCCACCGCGTGGCCGGCACCGAGGCCAACGGCCTTGCCGGTCCCGACCTCACGCATGTGGGAAGCCGCCTATCGCTGGGCGCGGGCATCCTGCCCAACAATCGCGGGACGATGATGGGGTGGATCGGCGACAGCCAGGCGATCAAGCCGGGTAACCGCATGCCCAGCTACGACATGCTGTCGGCCCAGGAGCTCGAAGCGGTGGCGATCTGGCTTGAGCAGCAGAAATGA
- a CDS encoding ZIP family metal transporter, producing MQALLYTLMPLVAVIAGAAYASWRRPGPAFTAGVQHLAAGVVFAAAAGEILPDLKHTGSPVAVLVGGALGVVLMLAIKRIGEKFEGPLALTTLIGVDLFIDGLVLGIGFTAALQTGLLLTIALSLEVLFIGVALALGLAARGWRTGKLLLTVAAVGLLLPLGTLAGIAAAGLPTSVLTGLFAFGLIALLYLVTEELLVEAHEGPEGPLVTSMFFVGFLLLLMLEEAMPT from the coding sequence ATGCAGGCGCTCCTCTACACCCTTATGCCGCTCGTCGCCGTGATTGCGGGGGCCGCCTACGCGAGTTGGCGCCGGCCCGGTCCTGCCTTTACCGCAGGCGTTCAACACCTGGCGGCGGGGGTCGTCTTTGCGGCGGCGGCGGGCGAAATTCTCCCGGACCTCAAGCATACCGGCTCGCCCGTCGCAGTTCTGGTCGGCGGAGCGCTCGGCGTCGTGCTCATGCTGGCGATCAAGCGCATCGGCGAAAAGTTCGAGGGGCCGCTGGCGCTGACGACGCTCATCGGGGTCGATCTCTTCATTGACGGACTGGTGCTGGGAATCGGCTTTACTGCCGCGCTGCAAACTGGTCTGCTGCTCACAATTGCGTTATCCCTCGAGGTCCTGTTCATCGGTGTCGCGCTTGCTCTCGGCCTTGCCGCGCGGGGCTGGCGCACCGGCAAACTGCTGCTGACAGTGGCCGCCGTCGGACTGCTTCTGCCGCTGGGGACCCTCGCCGGGATCGCCGCCGCTGGCCTGCCCACATCCGTTCTGACGGGCCTGTTCGCCTTCGGACTCATTGCGCTGCTCTATCTGGTTACCGAGGAACTGCTGGTGGAAGCGCACGAGGGACCCGAAGGCCCCTTGGTCACATCGATGTTCTTCGTCGGCTTTCTCTTGTTGCTGATGCTGGAAGAGGCGATGCCCACCTGA
- a CDS encoding aldehyde dehydrogenase family protein, with the protein MVDARVETERAINSLELCVQALFDNGGREIPMDLTQAGAGRTAYTFCEPIAPVVAISAFNHPLNLIVHQVGPAVAAGCPVLIKPALETPLSCRSFVNILHEAGLPEAWCRFAPCANQTAEKMVTDRRMAFVSFIGSANVGWTLRSKLAPGTRVALEHGGAAPVIVDRDVECKSVIASLLKGGFYHSGQVCVSVQRVFVPTDELADFEDQLGRRVASLIGSDPADLRTECGPLIRPAEVDRVESWVAEAVKGGGTLSAGGRRLGDTMFEPTVIVNPPSEAKVSRQEIFGPVICLYGYNDLDDAIAQANGIPYAFQAAVFTNRMSVAKRCIEMLAGSTVLVNDHTAFRVDWMPFAGLKQSGLGTGGIGYTMADMTVRKMAVLNWSHQA; encoded by the coding sequence CTGGTCGATGCCCGTGTGGAAACCGAGCGCGCGATCAACAGCCTCGAACTGTGCGTTCAGGCGCTGTTCGATAATGGTGGCCGCGAGATCCCCATGGATCTTACTCAGGCCGGTGCGGGAAGGACGGCGTACACGTTCTGCGAGCCGATCGCTCCTGTCGTTGCAATCTCCGCTTTCAATCACCCTCTCAACCTGATCGTCCATCAGGTGGGACCCGCGGTCGCGGCAGGCTGTCCTGTCCTCATCAAGCCCGCGTTGGAAACGCCCTTGTCATGCCGAAGCTTCGTGAACATTCTTCATGAAGCGGGTTTGCCCGAGGCCTGGTGCCGGTTTGCTCCCTGTGCGAACCAGACTGCCGAGAAGATGGTGACCGATCGACGGATGGCATTCGTTTCCTTTATCGGGTCAGCGAACGTCGGCTGGACGCTTCGCTCGAAACTTGCCCCCGGAACGCGTGTAGCCCTGGAACATGGCGGAGCGGCACCCGTCATCGTGGACCGTGACGTCGAATGCAAATCCGTGATCGCTTCGTTGCTCAAAGGCGGATTCTACCATTCGGGACAAGTCTGCGTATCGGTTCAGCGCGTGTTCGTGCCCACCGACGAACTCGCGGACTTCGAGGACCAGCTTGGACGGCGCGTTGCCAGCTTGATCGGGAGCGATCCCGCGGACCTTCGCACTGAATGCGGCCCGCTCATCCGGCCGGCCGAAGTTGACCGTGTCGAAAGCTGGGTCGCGGAAGCGGTAAAAGGTGGTGGGACGCTTTCGGCGGGTGGCCGCCGCCTCGGCGACACGATGTTTGAACCGACCGTGATCGTAAATCCTCCTTCGGAAGCCAAGGTATCACGTCAGGAGATATTCGGTCCCGTGATCTGTCTGTACGGTTACAACGACCTGGATGACGCGATCGCGCAGGCGAATGGTATCCCATACGCGTTTCAGGCCGCCGTTTTCACCAATCGGATGTCGGTGGCAAAGCGCTGTATCGAGATGTTGGCAGGATCGACGGTCTTGGTGAACGATCACACGGCTTTCCGGGTGGACTGGATGCCATTTGCGGGGCTGAAGCAATCGGGGCTGGGGACCGGCGGGATAGGCTATACGATGGCGGATATGACGGTCCGCAAGATGGCCGTTCTGAATTGGTCCCACCAGGCATGA
- a CDS encoding heavy metal translocating P-type ATPase has translation MIPPQTITQSPAPESGAAGAPPSDRGHDKHDHNHAHGGALGANSELIFALICGGLLAIGFAIDKLVADAPVWLPTALYVAAYFFGGFFTVREAVDNLKQRKFEIDTLMLVAAGGAAALGAFAEGALLLFLFSLGHALEHYAMGRAKRAIEALAELAPKTATMRGEDGELREVPVDELAVGAIVVVRPDERVPSDGFIVKGVTAINQAPVTGESMPVDKRFVMNDETARADPDRLDATYRVFAGTINGSGLIEIEVTRLSSETTLAKVVKMVSEANTRKSPTQRFTDRFERIFVPAVLALAVLLLFAWVVVDEPFRDSFYRAMAVLVAASPCALAIATPSAVLSGIARGARGGVLIKGGAPLELLGSLDVIAFDKTGTLTMGEPRIQEIVPAAGVTKEELMAVAVAVESLSDHPLARAIAEHGRERVGDRPIPRAAGLESLTGRGVSAKIDGEDVIIGKAEMFGADGLAPLSAEMTQAIERLRQAGQTSVAVRMGRRDLGAIGLMDTPRRPARDALARLRALGIRRMIMISGDHQRVAEAVATEVGIDEARGDLLPEDKVDVIKAIRDTTRVAMVGDGVNDAPAMANATVGIAMGAAGSDVALETADVALMADDLAHLPFAVGLSRRTKSIIRQNVYVSLGVVAVLVPATILGLGIGPAVAMHEGSTLVVVFNALRLLAYRDGPRHRPSGV, from the coding sequence ATGATACCGCCACAGACCATCACTCAATCTCCCGCGCCCGAAAGCGGCGCCGCCGGCGCGCCGCCGTCCGATCGGGGCCACGACAAGCACGATCACAATCACGCGCATGGCGGTGCGCTCGGCGCGAACTCGGAACTGATATTTGCGCTCATCTGCGGCGGCCTGCTCGCAATCGGCTTCGCCATCGACAAGCTCGTAGCTGATGCGCCCGTGTGGTTGCCGACCGCGCTTTACGTCGCGGCCTATTTCTTCGGCGGTTTCTTCACCGTGCGCGAAGCGGTCGACAACCTGAAACAGCGCAAGTTTGAGATCGACACACTGATGCTCGTCGCGGCTGGGGGGGCCGCTGCGCTCGGCGCGTTCGCCGAAGGCGCCCTCCTGCTGTTCCTGTTCAGCCTTGGCCATGCGCTCGAACACTACGCCATGGGCCGCGCGAAACGCGCGATCGAGGCGCTTGCCGAGCTCGCTCCAAAAACTGCCACTATGCGCGGTGAAGATGGCGAATTGCGCGAAGTTCCCGTCGATGAGCTGGCGGTCGGCGCGATCGTCGTGGTCAGGCCCGACGAGCGGGTTCCCTCGGACGGGTTCATCGTGAAGGGCGTCACCGCGATTAACCAGGCCCCGGTAACAGGGGAAAGCATGCCAGTCGACAAGCGCTTCGTGATGAACGACGAGACCGCGCGCGCAGATCCCGACCGGCTCGATGCCACCTATCGCGTCTTCGCCGGGACCATCAACGGCAGCGGCCTGATCGAGATCGAAGTGACCCGCCTCTCGAGCGAGACGACACTCGCCAAAGTGGTGAAGATGGTTAGCGAGGCTAACACGCGAAAGTCTCCGACGCAGCGCTTCACCGATCGTTTCGAGCGAATTTTCGTGCCTGCTGTGCTGGCGCTCGCGGTGCTGCTCCTGTTCGCCTGGGTGGTCGTCGACGAGCCGTTTCGCGACAGCTTCTACCGGGCGATGGCCGTGCTGGTTGCGGCCAGTCCCTGCGCACTGGCGATCGCCACGCCCAGCGCGGTCCTTTCAGGAATCGCGCGCGGCGCACGGGGCGGCGTGCTGATCAAGGGAGGCGCCCCCCTCGAACTGCTGGGATCGCTCGACGTCATCGCGTTCGACAAGACCGGCACGCTGACCATGGGAGAGCCACGCATTCAGGAGATCGTGCCCGCAGCGGGCGTGACCAAGGAGGAGTTGATGGCGGTTGCGGTCGCCGTCGAAAGCCTGAGCGATCACCCGCTTGCGCGAGCAATCGCGGAGCACGGTCGCGAGCGCGTGGGCGATAGGCCCATCCCGCGCGCTGCAGGACTTGAAAGCCTGACCGGCCGGGGTGTTTCGGCGAAGATTGATGGTGAGGATGTCATCATCGGCAAGGCGGAGATGTTCGGAGCCGACGGCCTTGCTCCGTTGTCCGCGGAGATGACCCAGGCCATCGAGCGGCTGCGGCAGGCCGGTCAGACAAGCGTGGCCGTGCGCATGGGCAGGCGCGACCTCGGCGCGATCGGTCTGATGGACACGCCGCGGAGACCCGCCAGGGATGCTCTGGCGCGATTGCGCGCGCTCGGCATCAGGCGCATGATCATGATCTCGGGCGACCACCAGCGGGTCGCCGAAGCGGTCGCCACCGAGGTTGGCATCGATGAGGCCCGCGGCGATCTCCTCCCCGAAGACAAGGTCGATGTCATCAAGGCCATCCGGGACACCACGAGGGTCGCGATGGTCGGCGACGGCGTGAACGACGCCCCCGCCATGGCGAACGCCACCGTCGGCATCGCGATGGGCGCCGCCGGTTCGGATGTCGCACTGGAAACAGCTGATGTCGCACTGATGGCCGACGACCTGGCGCATCTCCCGTTCGCGGTAGGCCTCAGCAGGCGCACGAAATCCATCATTCGGCAGAACGTCTACGTAAGCCTCGGCGTGGTCGCCGTGCTGGTGCCGGCGACCATCCTCGGCCTCGGAATCGGTCCCGCGGTCGCGATGCACGAAGGTTCGACCCTGGTCGTGGTGTTTAACGCGCTCCGACTGCTTGCCTATCGTGATGGGCCGCGACACCGCCCATCCGGTGTCTGA
- a CDS encoding cbb3-type cytochrome c oxidase subunit I, with product MSGKPLQETRSAMEGRRSETGFDHDLYRRFPTHRPRPDGEVEELERIWANPKGWGLLTVVNNNYIGFFYVATAFLFFLLAGVLALGMRVQLAAPMQDFLPPETYNQFFTMHGTVMMFLFAVPMVEAIGIMLLPQMLAARDLPFPRLSAYAFWAYFVGGLCFFASLFVGLAPDGGWFMYPPLTSIAYSPGINTDFWLLGIGFIEISAIAGAIEIIVGVLRTRAPGMTLDRMPMFAWAMLVFAVMIVIAFPSVILGTLLLELERAFNWPFFDPTRGGDPLLWQHLFWFFGHPEVYIIFLPAAGLMSMMVATVARTELVGYRLNVLALVATGFISFGVWAHHMFATGMPRVSTGYFSAASMAVSLPAGIQVFCWIATLASGKIRWTTPALFVVGSIVVFVMGGLTGVMVGMVPFDWQAHDTYFIVAHLHYVLLGGMVFPMFAAFYYWNGMTSKNPLSERLGRWVFWLMFTGLHITFLPMHLTGFMGMPRRVYTYLPDRGLDLLNLVSTMGAFTIAAGVGLFLIDLARNFRFTTDADAGNVYGGGTLEWLPTGMYSTRSIPLVRSREPLWDDPAICADVEEGRYFLPNSVTGLRETIITSPINAEPQYLQLMPGPSPYPVGAAVFTASFFLSLTIQAYAFAAFSGIVAVACVLRWLWETDRPIQQDTADIGAGIAVPIAITGPSSHGWWALNTLMVVMGMIAFMGLFSYLYLFGIHPEVWRAAPAGAETGGIAALLAAGLGLARLSRRTLASKPAGQFPGQGPWLLAAASALLLAGAIWWDWMGWTASGLGPTVSGQGATIFALLAYQGCTAAIGMLMALYLGYRSGKGLLVAPDSVTLDVVVRFLQYAALQGLVLALPVRLFPGA from the coding sequence ATGAGCGGCAAGCCGCTGCAGGAGACACGCAGCGCCATGGAAGGGCGCAGGTCCGAGACCGGTTTCGACCACGATCTCTACCGGCGTTTCCCTACCCATCGCCCTCGTCCCGACGGCGAGGTCGAGGAACTCGAGCGCATCTGGGCCAATCCGAAGGGTTGGGGCCTGCTGACGGTCGTCAACAACAACTACATCGGCTTTTTCTACGTCGCCACCGCATTCCTCTTTTTCCTGCTCGCCGGCGTGCTGGCGCTTGGTATGCGCGTGCAACTGGCCGCGCCGATGCAGGATTTCCTGCCGCCGGAAACGTACAACCAGTTCTTCACCATGCACGGCACGGTGATGATGTTCCTGTTCGCGGTGCCCATGGTGGAGGCGATCGGGATCATGCTGCTGCCGCAGATGCTGGCCGCGCGCGACCTGCCATTCCCCCGCCTGTCGGCTTATGCTTTCTGGGCTTATTTCGTGGGCGGCCTGTGCTTCTTCGCCAGCCTGTTCGTGGGCTTGGCGCCCGACGGCGGTTGGTTCATGTATCCGCCGTTGACCAGTATCGCCTATTCGCCGGGGATCAACACCGATTTCTGGCTGCTCGGGATTGGCTTCATCGAGATTAGCGCGATTGCGGGAGCGATCGAGATCATAGTCGGCGTCCTGCGTACCCGCGCCCCGGGCATGACGCTCGACCGCATGCCAATGTTCGCCTGGGCCATGCTGGTGTTCGCGGTGATGATCGTCATCGCCTTCCCCAGCGTCATCCTCGGCACGCTGTTGCTCGAGCTGGAGCGCGCATTCAATTGGCCGTTCTTCGATCCGACGCGCGGTGGCGATCCGCTACTGTGGCAACACCTGTTCTGGTTCTTCGGCCATCCGGAGGTGTATATCATCTTCCTGCCCGCCGCGGGGCTGATGAGCATGATGGTCGCGACCGTGGCGCGGACAGAGCTGGTCGGCTACCGGCTCAATGTGCTCGCCCTGGTGGCGACCGGTTTCATCAGTTTTGGTGTTTGGGCCCACCACATGTTCGCCACCGGCATGCCGCGTGTCTCCACCGGCTATTTCAGCGCGGCGAGCATGGCGGTCAGTCTGCCGGCCGGCATCCAGGTGTTCTGCTGGATCGCGACTCTGGCTTCGGGAAAAATTCGCTGGACGACCCCGGCGCTGTTCGTCGTCGGCAGCATCGTCGTCTTTGTCATGGGCGGGCTCACCGGAGTGATGGTGGGCATGGTCCCGTTCGACTGGCAGGCGCACGACACCTATTTCATCGTCGCGCATCTGCATTACGTACTGCTGGGCGGGATGGTTTTTCCCATGTTCGCGGCGTTCTATTACTGGAACGGGATGACTTCGAAGAACCCACTGTCCGAGCGGCTCGGCAGATGGGTGTTCTGGCTGATGTTCACAGGTCTCCACATCACCTTCCTGCCGATGCATCTGACGGGCTTCATGGGCATGCCGCGCCGGGTCTATACCTACCTGCCCGATCGCGGACTCGACCTCCTCAACCTGGTGTCGACCATGGGAGCATTTACCATCGCCGCGGGTGTGGGTCTTTTTCTGATCGATCTGGCACGCAATTTCCGTTTCACCACCGATGCCGACGCGGGCAATGTCTATGGCGGCGGCACGCTCGAATGGCTGCCCACCGGCATGTATTCGACGCGCTCCATCCCGCTGGTGCGCAGCCGCGAGCCGCTGTGGGACGATCCCGCCATCTGCGCGGACGTTGAGGAAGGCCGCTATTTCCTCCCCAACAGCGTCACGGGCTTGCGCGAGACGATCATCACCTCGCCGATCAACGCCGAGCCGCAATATCTCCAGCTTATGCCCGGGCCGTCGCCTTATCCGGTGGGAGCAGCGGTGTTCACCGCTTCCTTTTTCCTGTCGTTGACCATCCAGGCCTATGCATTCGCAGCCTTCAGCGGCATCGTCGCGGTCGCTTGCGTTCTGCGCTGGCTCTGGGAGACTGATCGTCCGATTCAACAGGACACCGCCGATATCGGCGCGGGCATTGCCGTTCCGATTGCCATTACCGGGCCTTCGAGCCATGGCTGGTGGGCGCTGAACACGCTGATGGTGGTGATGGGCATGATCGCGTTCATGGGCCTGTTCAGCTATCTTTATCTTTTCGGCATTCATCCGGAAGTCTGGAGAGCCGCGCCCGCGGGGGCGGAGACGGGCGGAATAGCCGCGCTGCTGGCCGCGGGTTTGGGCTTGGCGCGGCTGTCTCGCCGCACTCTCGCGTCAAAGCCGGCGGGACAGTTTCCGGGCCAAGGGCCCTGGCTCCTGGCGGCCGCGAGCGCCTTGCTTCTTGCCGGCGCGATTTGGTGGGATTGGATGGGATGGACGGCCAGTGGGCTTGGTCCCACGGTCAGCGGCCAAGGCGCGACGATTTTCGCGTTACTCGCGTATCAGGGCTGTACCGCCGCGATCGGCATGCTCATGGCGCTCTACCTCGGCTATCGGAGCGGGAAAGGTCTTCTCGTCGCACCCGACAGCGTCACTCTCGATGTGGTCGTGCGTTTTCTCCAATATGCCGCGCTTCAGGGTCTCGTCCTCGCGCTCCCGGTTCGCCTTTTCCCCGGAGCCTGA
- a CDS encoding STAS/SEC14 domain-containing protein has translation MLELTEEDRILVIRAGGKLTLADYDRFVPAFEEAAAREAGRLPMLIELDDDFAGWDLGGLWRDLKFDVKHKDSFGRIAVVGDKRWEEWGTKLSNPLFPSAEMRFFEREERTSAKVWLRS, from the coding sequence ATGTTGGAACTAACCGAAGAAGACCGCATCCTTGTCATCAGAGCGGGCGGCAAACTCACCCTGGCGGATTACGATCGCTTCGTGCCCGCGTTCGAAGAAGCAGCCGCGCGCGAGGCGGGGCGCCTTCCGATGCTGATAGAATTGGATGACGACTTTGCCGGTTGGGATCTGGGCGGGCTGTGGCGCGATCTGAAGTTCGACGTGAAACATAAGGACAGCTTTGGGCGGATCGCGGTCGTCGGCGACAAGAGATGGGAGGAGTGGGGAACCAAGCTGTCGAATCCCCTATTCCCTTCTGCAGAGATGCGCTTTTTCGAACGCGAGGAGCGAACAAGCGCCAAGGTTTGGCTACGGAGCTAA
- a CDS encoding DUF190 domain-containing protein codes for MTQIKSMLMRIYTDEAAMHGDEEAVHVVVGRARQAGLAGATVLRGRLGFASGSAVHRHYSLGIGDNPPMVIELVDREDRLREFVPQLADMHGIGLITLEAVEILFAADHSRKREA; via the coding sequence ATGACGCAGATCAAATCCATGCTGATGCGGATTTACACCGACGAGGCGGCGATGCACGGCGACGAAGAAGCTGTGCATGTCGTCGTCGGCAGGGCGCGACAGGCGGGCCTTGCCGGGGCGACCGTGCTACGCGGTCGGCTCGGCTTCGCATCGGGTTCGGCGGTGCATCGGCACTACTCGCTGGGCATTGGCGATAATCCGCCGATGGTCATCGAACTCGTCGACCGCGAAGACCGGCTGCGCGAGTTCGTCCCGCAACTCGCGGATATGCACGGCATCGGGCTCATCACTCTGGAGGCGGTGGAAATCCTGTTCGCCGCCGATCATTCCCGCAAACGCGAGGCCTGA
- a CDS encoding acetolactate synthase large subunit codes for MKASDLFVAALEAEGVEYIFAVPGEENLDLLESLRTSSIQLVVTRHEQGAGFMAATYGRLTGKAGVCLATLGPGATNLTTPAAYAALGAFPLIIITGQKPIKTSKQAQFQIVDVVSLFSPLCKASTQIVNGNRIPSLVREGFRLAQEERPGAVLLELPEDIAEEDTIEPIIPPHDRRYAVAGDEVLDEAAKRILAAERPLLLIGAGANRRCASKALRRFVAETGFPFFDTQMGKGVVDEDSDLYLGTAALSSGDYVHCAIEKADLIVNVGHDVVEKPPFFMEPDGHTVIHINYKAAEVDQVYFPQLEVIGDIAGSIERLGNRLDGKLLCDRSYYTALHHEIASHISETSDDERFPMVPQRVVADVRSVMARDDIVALDNGIYKIWFARNYIANEPGTILLDNALATMGAGLPSAMMAAMLSPGRRVLAVCGDGGFMMNSQELETAVRLGLNLVVLVLNDAAYGMIRWKQDQLGFPDYGLTFSNPDFVTYAQSYGATGHHVERSADLVSVLNAAFEAGGVHLVDLPIDYSENKKVLIDELGAKVCEL; via the coding sequence ATGAAAGCCTCTGACCTCTTCGTCGCTGCGCTCGAGGCCGAGGGGGTCGAGTACATTTTCGCCGTTCCGGGCGAGGAGAATCTCGATTTGCTGGAATCCCTCCGTACATCCTCGATTCAACTGGTGGTCACCCGCCACGAACAAGGTGCGGGCTTCATGGCTGCGACATATGGGCGGCTAACCGGCAAGGCGGGCGTTTGCCTCGCGACCCTCGGGCCTGGTGCGACAAACCTTACCACACCTGCCGCTTATGCGGCGCTCGGGGCTTTCCCCCTCATCATCATCACCGGGCAGAAACCAATCAAGACGTCGAAGCAGGCACAATTCCAGATCGTGGATGTGGTTTCGCTGTTCAGCCCTCTGTGCAAGGCATCAACGCAGATCGTGAACGGGAACCGTATTCCTTCGCTGGTCCGCGAGGGGTTTCGCCTGGCCCAAGAGGAGCGACCTGGCGCCGTTCTGCTGGAGTTGCCCGAGGACATTGCTGAGGAAGATACGATCGAACCGATTATACCACCCCACGATCGGCGTTATGCTGTCGCCGGAGACGAAGTGCTTGATGAAGCGGCAAAGCGCATCCTAGCCGCCGAACGGCCTCTGCTATTGATAGGCGCGGGCGCTAACCGCCGATGCGCTTCGAAGGCGCTGCGGCGATTTGTGGCAGAAACCGGCTTTCCCTTCTTCGACACTCAGATGGGTAAAGGCGTCGTCGATGAAGATAGCGACCTCTATCTAGGCACCGCGGCTCTATCGTCGGGCGATTACGTCCACTGCGCGATCGAAAAGGCCGATCTCATCGTCAATGTCGGTCACGACGTGGTCGAAAAGCCGCCCTTCTTCATGGAGCCGGACGGTCACACCGTCATTCATATCAATTACAAGGCGGCGGAAGTCGATCAGGTCTACTTCCCGCAGTTGGAGGTCATCGGCGACATCGCCGGATCGATCGAGCGATTAGGAAATCGCCTAGATGGCAAGCTGCTGTGTGATCGCAGCTATTACACTGCCCTGCATCACGAAATTGCTTCGCACATCTCCGAGACCAGCGACGACGAACGTTTTCCGATGGTCCCCCAACGCGTGGTTGCCGACGTACGCAGCGTGATGGCGCGCGATGATATCGTTGCGCTCGACAACGGCATCTACAAGATCTGGTTTGCTCGAAACTACATCGCGAATGAACCGGGCACCATCCTTCTCGACAATGCATTGGCGACGATGGGCGCAGGCCTTCCATCCGCCATGATGGCGGCGATGCTGTCGCCCGGGCGAAGAGTTCTCGCGGTGTGCGGGGATGGCGGGTTCATGATGAACTCGCAGGAGCTGGAAACGGCCGTCAGGCTGGGCCTGAACCTCGTCGTGCTCGTCCTGAACGATGCGGCATACGGCATGATCCGGTGGAAGCAGGACCAACTCGGCTTTCCCGACTATGGCCTGACCTTTTCCAATCCTGACTTTGTCACCTACGCACAAAGCTATGGAGCGACCGGCCACCATGTCGAGCGAAGCGCGGATCTGGTTTCGGTCCTGAACGCCGCATTCGAGGCTGGCGGCGTGCACCTTGTCGACTTGCCAATCGACTATTCCGAAAACAAGAAGGTGCTGATCGACGAACTTGGCGCGAAGGTGTGCGAGCTATGA
- a CDS encoding cation diffusion facilitator family transporter has product MTGKSEFDLASADKRRTLWIVLWLNVAIAVGFFVGGYFADSNALLANGLDNSSDAIVYGLSLLALSRSGSWKRGAARFSGIMLLIFAGGVVADAVRRYLEGSDPGGILMIAMAAIAGIVNLYCLRLLQKMQDKDVNLRAATTFSFNDFISNGGIIIAGIIVMITGANWPDLLVGVAVAGIALYGGIDILRDAHSDKHDEKGTTHQSDGR; this is encoded by the coding sequence ATGACCGGTAAATCAGAATTCGACCTGGCTTCGGCGGATAAGCGCCGGACATTGTGGATCGTGCTGTGGCTCAACGTCGCGATCGCGGTTGGATTCTTCGTTGGCGGCTATTTTGCGGACTCGAACGCACTACTCGCCAATGGTCTCGATAATTCTTCGGATGCCATCGTCTACGGCCTCAGCCTCCTTGCGTTGTCGCGGTCGGGAAGCTGGAAGCGCGGCGCCGCGCGTTTTTCGGGTATCATGCTCCTGATATTCGCCGGCGGCGTCGTTGCCGACGCTGTCCGGCGTTACCTGGAGGGATCCGATCCCGGCGGCATCCTGATGATCGCGATGGCGGCTATAGCAGGGATCGTGAACCTCTATTGCCTCCGCCTGCTGCAGAAAATGCAGGACAAGGATGTCAACCTGCGCGCCGCGACCACATTCAGCTTCAACGATTTCATCTCCAACGGCGGCATTATCATTGCCGGTATCATTGTGATGATCACGGGCGCGAACTGGCCCGATCTCTTGGTGGGCGTCGCGGTCGCCGGCATCGCGTTATACGGTGGGATCGATATCCTCCGGGATGCGCATTCCGACAAGCATGACGAGAAAGGAACGACCCACCAGAGCGATGGGCGGTGA